The genome window GGATCAGCAGTTGAAGCTCCCGCCCGGCTATTACCTGCGCTACGGCGGTCAGTTCCAGAACCTGGAAGAAGCTAAAGATCGGCTTCAGATTGCCGTCCCGGTTGCGCTGGGCCTGATCTTTCTGCTGCTCTTTTTCACCTTTAAATCGGTTCGGCAAAGTCTGCTCATTTTTTCGGCGATTCCGCTTTCGGCCATTGGCGGCGTGCTGGCGCTCTGGCTGCGGGGTATGCCATTTAGTATTTCGGCGGGTGTGGGCTTCATTGCGCTCTTTGGCGTAGCGGTTCTAAACGGAATTGTCCTGATCGCCGAGTTTAACCACCTAAAAGAAAACACTGATTTGAGCTTACAAGACATTATTCTACAAGGCACCGCCAACCGCCTGCGGCCCGTCCTGATGACAGCGCTGGTCGCTTCGCTGGGTTTTCTGCCCATGGCGCTGGCTACCACCGCCGGGGCCGAAGTACAACGGCCGCTCGCTACGGTGGTCATCGGAGGGCTGGTTTCGGCCACGCTTCTGACGCTGCTGGTGTTGCCTTGCCTGTACTGGTGGGAACAAAAAAACCAATCCAAAGATCAACGGTCAATTGCCAGTAGTCAGGTGGTTACTGTATTAATTTTGGTAGGAAGCCTGCTAGCCATACAGTCGCCCGTTTGCGCGCAAACGCCTTTGACGATTGAAAGTGCCTTACAGCAGGCCCAGACCGCCAACGGGGCCGTTACCGTCAGCAACCTGAACATTGCTATTCAGAGAACATCCCGACGCGCCTCCCGCGACCTGGGCGCTACCGACCTGAACTGGACTGCCGGACAATACAACAGTCGCGCTTTCGACAATAACTTCACCGTTTCGCAAGCCATTCCCAATCCAACACTGCTCCGGCGGCTGGGCCAACTCGCCGATGCGGGCCTAAAAAGCAGTGAGTTGGGGGCGGCGGTTGTGCAAAACGATTTGCGGGCGCAGGTAAAGGGAGCTTATTATGATCTGGTTTATCTGGCCGAACGACAACGGCTCTTACGCACCCAGGATAGTTTACTAACTGAATTTCAGAATGCTACTAACTTGCGGCTACGCACTGGCGAAGGCACCGCCGTGGAAGTAGCAACTGCCGCCAATCAACAGGGCGAAATCCGCAATCTCATGGCCCAAACGGAAGCAGACCAGCAAATGGCGATTCTGCGGATTCAAACCTTACTCAATACCCGGCAACCTGTCACGGTAAGCGAGACCACCCTCAGCCGCCGCTCCCTGCTCCTTGTTACCGACTCGGCAACCCTGGCTCAAACACCAGAACTAGCGCTCATTCGCCAGCAAACCGACGTAGCACTTCGGCAAATCGCAGTCGAGAAAGCTCGGCTACTTCCTTCTTTTTCGCTGGGTTATTTTAACCAGTCGCTGATTGGAAATTATACGCTGGGTGGCCCGGGCGGTCCAACACAGGAGGTGTATTATGGTGGAGGCCGACGCTTTCAGGGCTTTATGGCGGGTATTGCCTTGCCGGTATTTCGGGGTCCGCAGCGTGCCCGTATCGAGGCGGCGGAACTGGGGCAGCAACTCAATACCGCCATGCTTGCGCTGGCCCAACGGAATCTACAGGGTGATCTGGCGGTACTGGTTCAGGAAATTCGGAAGCGGCAAAGTAGCCTGACTTACTACGAACAAACGGGCCTGCCTACGGCGCAGTTGCTAGCCGAAAAAGCCCGGATCGCTTTCAAGTCCGGCGACATCGACTATCTGGCGTATTCGCAGGCGCTGAGCCGATCCTACCAGACCCGTTCCGGTTACATCGACGTGCTGGGACAGCATAATCAACTCGTTATTCGTTTAGAGCAACTTCTAGGCTTACCGTAAGCTATTTTCGCCATGAAAACACCTATTTTTTATATACTGACCCTCACTAGTTTGTTGATCGCCTGTGATCCAAAAGGCGATCAAACGACTGACACCGAGCAGAAAGAGCATGCGCACGAATCGCACGGGGAAGAACCAACAGATGTGATTGAATTGACCGCTGACCAGATTCGGTTGGGGGAAATAAAGCTCGGCACCGTTAGTTATCGTAACCTCACTCAGGTACTTTCCGTGAATGGCAAGCTGGCCGTACCGCCCCAGAATCAGGTGAGCATCACGGCCTTGCAGGGTGGTTTTGTCCGTAGTTTGCCCATCATGACCGGCCAACCGGTGCGAAAAGGGCAGGTTTTAGCGCGCATCGAAAATCCAGACCTGATTCAGTTGCAGCAGGAATACGCCGAGAATCACAGCCGCCTGACATTTCTCGAAGCCGAATACGCCCGACAGAAAGAATTAAGCCAGCAGGCGGTCAGCGCGCTAAAGGTTTTCCAGCAAACAACCGCCGAATTGTCGGCTACCCGTGCCCGCCTGGCGGGACTTGCGCAGCGCATTCAGCGGGTTGGTCTTTCCCCAAAAGCCGTCTTAAATGGGCAATTCAGCGCTTTTTACGTCATTACGGCCCCGGTAGCGGGCGTTATTACCAACGTCACCACTAACACCGGCCAATACCTGCAACCCGCTGACGTGCTGGCCCAGTTGGTCAGTAACGAAGGCGTTTACGCCGAACTGACTGTTTTTGAAAAAGACCTGCCGCAAATTCGGGAAGGGCAACGCTTCACGTTTCGTCTGACGAACGAAGCGGAGCGCGAACGAACGGGCCGAATTTCGTTTATCAACCAGGCGATTGAAGCCGACCGTTCCGTGCGGGTCGTTGCCCGTCTCGATCAGGACAGCGGCAAACTGACACCCAATACCTTTCTGAAAGCCAGCCTGAATCTGGGTAATAACCGAGTCACGGCTTTACCCGAAGGGGCCATCGTTAATTCGGAAGGAAAAGACTACATTTTCATAGTAACCACGGAAGAAGCTCACCACGAGCATAGAGAGGTCGGAACCGAAGCCGATCATACGTGTTTCAAGCAAATTCAGGTGCGGCGCGGGGTAACGGAAAATGGTTATTCGGCGGTCGTGCTCCCCGGCAATTTTGACATTGCTAAAACACAGGTAGTTATTCAGGGTGCGTATGCGGTGCTGTCTCAATTGAAAGCAGCTTCGGGCGAAGAAGAAGGCCACGCCCATTAACATCATTCGCTATGGAAACGACTCAACTAGATTTGCCCCTTTTGCTGCCTAACGTGCCCGATGAGCGCGATAGTTGTGTAAAACGATTGATCGATTTGCTGGCGGATCGGCCCGGTATCGAAAAAGTCCACATAAAATCGGATCACCACGACCATTCGGGCAAGGCGCAATTGTGCATTCATTACCAGCCTGAAACGATTTCGCTGGACCGCGTGCAACAACTCGCAGCCCAAGCTGGCGCTGAAATTACGCAGCGCTACGGTCATTTTGTCGGGCGATTAGCGGGTATTCGCCACGCTCGGCACGCCCGCACTGTTTCGGATCAGATTCGGCGCTGGCCGGGTGTATTGGAGGCCTCTGTTTCGGCTTCGGGAGCCGTGCATCTGGAATTTGACGAAGAGCAAACTTCCTGGCCTCAACTAAGCGACCAGCTCCTTAGCAACGGAACGCCCCCCGCCGAAAGTAATGCCTTGTCCAAGCCTCTTCATGCGCCTCATCACGACCATTCACATGCGGAACATGGCCACGCGGGGCACAGCCACGCCGGCCACGATCATGCCCACGGGAAAGGCAGTCACCAGCATACCCACGAACACGGTGGCATCTTTGGAGCCAATAGCGAGCTCATTTTTGCGATCTTGTGCGCCGCTTGTTTAGGTACTGGCTTTGGATTATCGTTTGTAACGAATTTGCCTCAATGGGTCAGTTTAAGTTTATACGGATTTGCCTATTTTTTCGGTGGTTTTTTCACGGCGAAAGAAGCGGTCGAAGCCATCCGGCAGGGACAGTTCGAGATAGATTTCCTGATGCTGGTCGCCGCTGCTGGTGCCGGTTTTCTGGGCGAATGGGCGGAAGGGGCGCTCCTGCTGGCGCTGTTCAGTCTGGGCCACGCGCTGGAACATTACGCCATGAATCGCGCCCGTAAATCCATTGCCGCCCTTTCTGAGCTGAGCGCCAAAACTGCCCTTGTTCGCCGGGGTGAGCTTACAGAGGAAATTCCCATTGAAGAGTTGATTATTGGGGATGTTATTTTGGTTAAACCGAACAGTAAAATTGCGGCAGATGGTGTTGTTATTAACGGTGAAGGCTCGGTCAATCAGGCACCCATTACGGGCG of Tellurirhabdus bombi contains these proteins:
- a CDS encoding efflux RND transporter periplasmic adaptor subunit, translated to MKTPIFYILTLTSLLIACDPKGDQTTDTEQKEHAHESHGEEPTDVIELTADQIRLGEIKLGTVSYRNLTQVLSVNGKLAVPPQNQVSITALQGGFVRSLPIMTGQPVRKGQVLARIENPDLIQLQQEYAENHSRLTFLEAEYARQKELSQQAVSALKVFQQTTAELSATRARLAGLAQRIQRVGLSPKAVLNGQFSAFYVITAPVAGVITNVTTNTGQYLQPADVLAQLVSNEGVYAELTVFEKDLPQIREGQRFTFRLTNEAERERTGRISFINQAIEADRSVRVVARLDQDSGKLTPNTFLKASLNLGNNRVTALPEGAIVNSEGKDYIFIVTTEEAHHEHREVGTEADHTCFKQIQVRRGVTENGYSAVVLPGNFDIAKTQVVIQGAYAVLSQLKAASGEEEGHAH